In the genome of Sphingopyxis sp. YF1, the window CATCGAACGCACAGGAGCGCGAGCGCGCCGCGGTCGAGCAGCGATACCGGCTCGACCAGGCGACCGCGGCGCTGGGTACCGAAATCTATCGGTTGAGCGATCGCGCGCGGCAATATGTCAACACCGGCGACCCCGTGTATCTTGCCGCCTATCGCAGCGAAGCCGCGGCGCTGGCGACGGTCGAGAACCGCATCCGGCACATCGGCGACGCGGGCGCTTCGGCGAGCGAGCTCGGCGCGCTCAAAAAGGCCGTCGCGATCGCCGACACGCTGCACGACGAGCAGGAAACCGCGCTGGCGGCGCAGGCCGCGGGCGATTCCGCGACCGCACGCCAGATCCTGTTCGGTGCCGAATATGAACGGCAGCTCGACCGCACCGAACTGGAGGTTCAGCGCTTCCAGGATCAGCTCGACAACCGCATCGCCGCGCGGGTTGCGGACGCGACCGAGGTTTCGATCCTGTGGAAGCGAATTTCCGAGATCGCGCTGGCGCTGACCGCGCTGCTCGTCCTGTGCGTGCTCTATTTCGTCTTCAAGCGACGCGTGCTCCACCCCGTCGTCAAGCTGAGCGACGTCGTCAACCGGCTGGCGGTGCAGGATTTCGCCGCCGAACCGCCCGCGGTCGACCATATCGACGAGATCGGCGACATGGCACAGGCGATCCGCATCTTTCGCGAAAACGGTCTCGAGCGCCAGCGGCTGGAAGGCGAGCGCGACGCCGACCGCACGATGCGCGACCTGCTGTCGCGCATGACGCAGCGCATGCAGGGGAGCGACACGCTGCACGACCTGAAGGAGGTCATCGGGCGCTTCATCCCCGAAATCGCGCCCGGGCTACCGGGACGGCTCTATCTGCTCGACAAGCGGAGCAATCTGGTGGTCGAGGCGTGCAGCTGGCTGGGGCCGGTGCATTCGAGCGCGCAATTTTCGGCGATATCCTGCTGGGCGCTGCGGCGCGGCCTGCGCCATCGCCCCGCGGGCGAC includes:
- a CDS encoding diguanylate cyclase, translating into MRLATITNWAYGATVVLTIVSSTTMILASNAQERERAAVEQRYRLDQATAALGTEIYRLSDRARQYVNTGDPVYLAAYRSEAAALATVENRIRHIGDAGASASELGALKKAVAIADTLHDEQETALAAQAAGDSATARQILFGAEYERQLDRTELEVQRFQDQLDNRIAARVADATEVSILWKRISEIALALTALLVLCVLYFVFKRRVLHPVVKLSDVVNRLAVQDFAAEPPAVDHIDEIGDMAQAIRIFRENGLERQRLEGERDADRTMRDLLSRMTQRMQGSDTLHDLKEVIGRFIPEIAPGLPGRLYLLDKRSNLVVEACSWLGPVHSSAQFSAISCWALRRGLRHRPAGDTVDVPCDHIAWDAGQPIDTLCLPLMAQRETLGLLYFEMPAGETKLSVAQLIYFDMLAENIGLAIANLQLRDSLREMAMADPLTGLANRRHLGHMLEMQVAQAEREGERLGCLMIDVDHFKRFNDVHGHEAGDAVLRAVGRVLATVTREPELAFRYGGEEFLILLPALSPEQARARAEEIRDRVAAIEPGHAGEGPGSVSVSIGVAVAPHHCDFARLIPTADAALLRAKALGRDRVEVAQTRKPKPA